The segment GGTGGACGCTGAACGCCTCGGGCGGCATCGCGCCGCTCCAGTACCAGTTCTCGGTGTACCGGCAGGGGGTCGGCTGGACGCTCGGGCAGGACTTCAGCACCTCGAACACGTTCAACTGGACGGCGCCCGCCGACGGGACCTACGTCATCCAGGTGCTCGTGCGCAACGCCGGCTCGACGAACACCTACGATGCGTGGACGAACAGCGGCTACTTCACCATCGGTCCGAACGGCGCGGCGCAAATGGTGCGCGTCACCGCCGACCAGCCGATGCCGGTTGTCGCCGGGACGACGGTCACGTGGACGGGGGTGGCGACCGGCGGCACCGCCGGGCCGCTGCAGTACCGGTTCGTCCGCTACAACCAGGGCACCGGACAGTGGTCGGTGGCCCAGGAGTACAGCACGTCGGACCGATTCACCTGGACGCCGTCGACATCGGAGCGCGGTTCGTACGTGCTACAGGTGTGGGTGCGAAGCGGAGGCTCCGCGGCGGTGTACGAGGGCTGGATGTCGACGGGTTTCTTCACCATCCAATGACGTCGTCGCGCGGAAAGCCACTTACCGGCATTCCGCGCGGCGGCCGTCGCGTTGGCGTCGTCTCGTGCCTGACAGCAATCGGCACGTCGTTCGCGCCGAACGCCTACAGCGTCGCCGCCCTGTCTACTTGGGGGGCGCTTGCGTTGATGCTATCCTCCGCTGGCAGATAACTGCCAATATGCCCTCGACACACGGAAAACTCGCGCCGGAATCACAGGGGGATCCGGGCGGCGCCATAGCACACGTCCCGGCGCTCGATGGCCTTCGAGGCCTGGCGATCCTGCTCGTGCTGATGGAACATTTCGGGGTCGTCGCTGATCTCCCGCATCGGATCCCGTTCCCGGGTGCTGCTTGGATTGAACGCATCTTCTACGTCGGGTGGTCGGGTGTCGATCTGTTTTTCGTGTTGTCGGGTTTCCTGATCACGAGCATTCTGCTGGAATCACGTGATCAGCCGAACTACTACCGCCGATTTTACGCTCGACGAATCCTTCGGATCTTTCCGCTCTATTACACCGTTCTGATTCTTTGTCTGCTGGTCCTACCGGCGCTCTTTCCTTCGCGAGCGACGGCGCTTCTCGGGCAGGCCCTTGGCGGTCAGATCTGGCTGTGGACGTACACTCTCAACATTGGGATGGCCCTCGGCTACATCGCAAACGCCGGCATCCTTGGACAATTCTGGACGCTGACGATCGAGGAGCAGTTCTACTTCTTCTGGCCGTGGCTCGTGAAGACCTTCTCGGTGCGAGCGCTGGTTCGCATCTGCGTGTTGCTATCGCTCGGCGCCCTTGGCCTTCGGTTCTGGTGGCTGCGATCCGGGGACTGGGCCGGTGCGTATCGCTTCACGTTGACTCGCGTCGATGCGCTCGCACTGGGCGCGCTCGCCGCGATTCTGGTCCGGGACGCGGGATGGCGAAGGCGCCTCGCGCAAATCGCACCGGCGGGGTTAGTCGGTGGCCTCACGATTCTCGCAGTCATATTCCTGAAGGTGCCTCACTTCTATTCGAGCGAGTGGATCGTGGTGACGGCGGGGCATTCGATCGTGGCGATGACATTCGTATGCGCCCTGATTATCGCCTTGCGGGAGCCTGCACCACGGTGGTTGACGAGCAGCGTGATGCGGGCGATTGGAAAGTACAGCTACGGCATTTACGTCTGGCACTGGCCGTTTCGACAGATCCTCCTAATCGGGTGGTACGGACCGCTGACCGCGACTGCTTCAGGAGTCGCGCTCGCTGACGTAGCGATTTTTACCATCGGTGGCGTGGGAGGTTCGATATTTCTGGGGTGGGCGAGCTACCATCTCCTTGAACGGCGGTTTCTCGAGCTGAAGAGCCATTTCAGATACGAGCCCAGGCAGGGAACCTCGGTTTCGGCGAGTGTGCAGCCCGTGCCGTAGAGCGCGGTTCGTACGTGATGCAGGTGTGGGTGCGCTGCGCCGGTGCATCGGCACTCTACGACGGCTGGCTCTCGACGGGGTTTCTTCAGCCATCCAATGACGGACCCGCTGCTTCGCGGGTTCGCCCGACTCGGGCCAGCGCCCTGCTGACTTCGCGCGAACGTTGGACTAACATCCGCACGGCATGCCCACCGTGACCAGCCGGACGACCTGGATCGTGGTCGTCCTTCAGCATCTCGTCTACCTGTTCGTCCTCCACAGCCGGAGTGGACGCGGAGCCGCCGCGCTCGGGTTGATCGCCGCGGCGTTCCTGGTCGGCGCGCGTCCACGGCTCCGCTTCACCTGGGCCCCCTTGGCGATCCTGGCGGCGTTCGTGCTGCCGGCGGTCTCGCTCCTGCACGTACCGCAAATCGCGTTCGTGTCGCTCGACGGCCGCCTGTGGGTGATCGCCGCGTGGCTGTTCGCGGCGTCGATGCTGCAGAGCGTCGAGCAGCCCCGGTGGCCATGGCAGGCCAGGCTTCCCTTGTTCCTGGCGGTGATCTGGTCGTCGTTCTTCTGGCTGGCCCTCGTCTCCGACATCGGCGTCGGCGGCTACCTGTTCTCGACGGATCGGATCGTCTACAAGGAGTGCCAATCCGATCCGCTCGCGGTGGCGTTCTCGATCTGGGAAACGCATCCGGTGAGCGAGCATCTCTTCCTCGGGTGGAGAACGTTCCAGAGTCTCGAGGAGCACCACCCGTATGCCAACCACGTCCATCCATACCTGTTTGCGATGTACGGGTGGGCGCTGCTGGTGCGGGCCGCCGCGGGCGTGCCGCTCTTCGTGGCCACCAACACCGTGCCGGTGCTCTACATGGCCGTACTCGTCGCCGCGGTGTTCACCCTGATCCGTCGAGCGCGCCTCGTCGGCGATACGCCGGCGCCGCTGCAACTGGCGGCGCTGTTCACGGCGTGCGGGCTGGTCGTGACGACCTACCGGTTCTGGAACGACCTGCTGCGCTACAGCAGCGACAATCCGTATCCGCTGCTGGCCGGCGTGTTGATCTTCGTCGCCGCAGGTTTGATCGAGCCGGTGAATCGGCGGATGGTGCTGGCGGGTACGATCGCCCTGGTCGCCTTGAGTCCCGTGCACACGCCGATGGTCATCACGGCGCTCGCCTGTCTCTTCTGGTTCCGGTCCGGCGCAACCAGGCAGGGTGCCGGCGGCGGCAGTCTGGTCGTACGGGCCGCTGGACTCGCGCTCGTCACCGGAGCCGTCGCCTACATGCTGCCGTGGCTGCTCATCAGGTGGCACGGTTACACGCCGGTAGGCAGCCCCTTCCTGTTCCGCTCGGGGCTGGACGGCGACACGCGATACTTCACGAATATGATCCAGGCCGTGGTCTCGCCGTGTGCCAACTGCTGCTGGGGCCGGCCCACCACCGACCTGCTCTTTCCTGCCTTCGTACCGCTCGTCGCCTTCGCGGCGTTGCGGGGCACGCGGGCGTGGCGTTCCTCGATCGATCTCAGCCGGATCCTGTTGTTCCTGCTGGCGCCCTACTTGTTTTCGCTGGTGCTCTTTCCTCAGTCGATCTCTATCCACCCCTACATGTACGATCACATGCTGATCCTCCCTCTCACCCTGGCTGGCATCGTCCTCATGTTCGAGTGGGTGAACGATCGAGCCGGCGATCCTGGACCAGCCCTGTTCGGGCTCATCCTGATCGGCGGCGGGGTCGCGATGTCGAATCTGATTGCGGTGGCGCAGGGGCTCAGTCGAATGCCGCTGCGCTGACGCTCAGAGCAGGCGCTCGAGCACGGACACGATCCGGTCCACGTCGCCCGCGCTCATTCCGACCCACAGCGGCAGTCGAAGCAGTCGCGCACTGGCGAGGTCGGTGACGGCCAGCGCACCGGCGGCTCGCCCAAGCCGCCGTCCGGCTGGCGACGAATGCAGCGGCACGTAGTGAAACACGGCGTTGACGCCGGCGTCTGCGAGCCCGGCGATCGCGCGGGTCCGCACCGCTTCGCTCTCGAGCAGCACGTAGAACATGTGCGCGTTGTGGACGCACCCGCGAGGGATGATCGGCCGCCGGAGGACGCCGCGGCGGTGCAGCGTCTCACAGCGCTGGTAGTAGCTCTCCCAGACGCTGCGCCGGTCGGTGGTGATCCGCTCGGCCTCTTCCATCTGGGCCCAAAGGAACGCGGCGGTGATTTCGCTCGGCAGGAACGACGAGCCGACGTCGACCCATGTGTATTTGTCGACCTCTCCCGCGAGGAACCGGCGGCGGTTGGTCCCCTTCTCGCGCACGACTTCTGCGCGCTCGACGAAGCGTTCGTCGTTGATCAGCAGCGCGCCACCTTCCCCCGAGATGATGTTCTTGGTCTCGTGGAAGCTCGTCGCGGCCAACGGTCCGAACGAGCCGAGGGGGCGCGCCCCGAACGTCGAGCCGAGCGCCTGGGCCGCGTCTTCGATCAGCAGCAGGCTCCGGTCATGCGCCAGCGCCGTCAACTCGTCCATCGCACAGGCGACGCCTGCGTAGTGGACGGCGACCACGGCGCGTGTGCGAGGACCGACCGCTGCCGCGGCCGCTGCGGGATCGATCGTCAGCGTGTCGGGATCGACGTCCACGAAGACCGGTACGCCGCCGCGCAGCACGAAGGCGTTCGCCGTCGACACGAACGTGAACGACGGCATGACGATTTCGTCGCCGGGCTGGATGTCGGCGAGCAACGCGCACATTTCCAGCGCCGCCGTACCCGAATGGGTGAGCAGGGCCTTTCGACAGCCGACCTGCCGTTCGAGCCAGCCGTGACAGAGGCGCGTGAACCCGCCGTCCCCCGACAGGTGAGCGCGCTCGGCGGCCTGCCTGACGTATTCGAGCTCCCGGCCCGTCAGGTATGGCCGGTTGAAGGGCAGGAATGGATTCATCGGCGGCGCGCGACCAGGAGCAGAGAGCCGCCGGCGGGAAAGTTGACGCCCGCGTCGATCGCGGCCCATTCGAGGTTGGTGATGGACTTCAGCGCGGCATTCATCGCGCCGGGAATCTGAAACTCGCGCGACGGGACGAATGTCCGCCGCTGGCGCAGGCGCGACGCGAGCAGCACCGGCAGCGTCAGCGAGAAGATGGACGTCATACGCTCGATCCGAAAGCCGGCCGCTTCCACCACGCTGCGAAGCCGTCGGCGGGTGTAGCGGCGGCGATGGCAGCTGAACACGTCCACCTCGCTCCAGAGCCAGCGATGCTGCGGCACGGTCAAGACCAGACCGCCGCCGGGCCGCAGCACGTCGTGAATCGCCGCCACGCCGCCCAGGTCGTCGTCGAGGTGCTCGATGACATCGAGCGCGAGCACCAGGTCGAACGCCGCCGCGAACGGCAGCCGA is part of the Vicinamibacterales bacterium genome and harbors:
- the rffA gene encoding dTDP-4-amino-4,6-dideoxygalactose transaminase, which translates into the protein MNPFLPFNRPYLTGRELEYVRQAAERAHLSGDGGFTRLCHGWLERQVGCRKALLTHSGTAALEMCALLADIQPGDEIVMPSFTFVSTANAFVLRGGVPVFVDVDPDTLTIDPAAAAAAVGPRTRAVVAVHYAGVACAMDELTALAHDRSLLLIEDAAQALGSTFGARPLGSFGPLAATSFHETKNIISGEGGALLINDERFVERAEVVREKGTNRRRFLAGEVDKYTWVDVGSSFLPSEITAAFLWAQMEEAERITTDRRSVWESYYQRCETLHRRGVLRRPIIPRGCVHNAHMFYVLLESEAVRTRAIAGLADAGVNAVFHYVPLHSSPAGRRLGRAAGALAVTDLASARLLRLPLWVGMSAGDVDRIVSVLERLL
- a CDS encoding class I SAM-dependent methyltransferase, which produces MTDADYLLSELVAAEGRHFWFDARRRVIARMAQTYFAQARRCLDLGCGTGFVLDGLRRALPGCRCVGCDQHRASLEVARQRGVTVVRGAVDRLPFAAAFDLVLALDVIEHLDDDLGGVAAIHDVLRPGGGLVLTVPQHRWLWSEVDVFSCHRRRYTRRRLRSVVEAAGFRIERMTSIFSLTLPVLLASRLRQRRTFVPSREFQIPGAMNAALKSITNLEWAAIDAGVNFPAGGSLLLVARRR
- a CDS encoding acyltransferase, with product MPSTHGKLAPESQGDPGGAIAHVPALDGLRGLAILLVLMEHFGVVADLPHRIPFPGAAWIERIFYVGWSGVDLFFVLSGFLITSILLESRDQPNYYRRFYARRILRIFPLYYTVLILCLLVLPALFPSRATALLGQALGGQIWLWTYTLNIGMALGYIANAGILGQFWTLTIEEQFYFFWPWLVKTFSVRALVRICVLLSLGALGLRFWWLRSGDWAGAYRFTLTRVDALALGALAAILVRDAGWRRRLAQIAPAGLVGGLTILAVIFLKVPHFYSSEWIVVTAGHSIVAMTFVCALIIALREPAPRWLTSSVMRAIGKYSYGIYVWHWPFRQILLIGWYGPLTATASGVALADVAIFTIGGVGGSIFLGWASYHLLERRFLELKSHFRYEPRQGTSVSASVQPVP